The genomic region GTTGACTGAATGTTAATCTGACCTTTTTATATCAACCAGTATTTTGATTTTTCAGTCAGTTTGAATTCATGATGAGCAGCTTATGTTTTGGTCAAGGGATTTTGATTGCTGCTTTAAGAGGTGATCATTTTGTCCGTTTGAGGAAGAGATTGGATTTGGTGGGCCGATGAAGCTCAGCTTTCCCACCAGAGGCAGAGTACTAACCATGATATCGCTTGCCTTTTGACCCTGCAAGGCAGCTCAATCAATTTGGCATTGCATCCTTTGCTGGCAGCGCTTCTCTTCATCCCATTGAGGTCCAGAGGACGATTCTGGCTCAAAAGACGTTTACAAAGTGATCATTCTGTCAAATTCCAGAAGGCTGTTCCTCATCATTATACTTATACAGACCAAATGGTGACTGGGGTCAGATATCAAAGAGAAGCATCTCAAAGAAAAGAATCTCACAAAAGCGGCACACAAAGGTACCATCCCTTAGCTAGTTAGTTTGCTCACCTTCTCTGTTTTATTAAAACGACCCAGTCTTTTCTGTATCCTTGAGCTGGTGGGAAGGGACGATACGATTCAATGACAACACATAAAGCATAAGCCTTCCACCAAAAACCAAAACGAACAAGCAAAAAAGAGTAAAGGACGTGAAGCCTAGCTTCTTTTTTTTGTCTCCTATATATGTCCAACAAGTTGGCCACACTACCGCATGCTTTTCCAGTAAAAAAAAGGGAGAGTTGGTTTTCTTTTTTCCGAGGTGATTGGTGGCACTGGCAGATTTTCCTTTCGGCATAAGCTGTTATATTATTGTTATCATGTacccctccgttcttttttagtcgcgttttagtttaaaaatgaaacgacaaatattcgagaacggatgtAGTATATCATCATCATATATCTAAACTAAACTAAAAGGCCATCTAAATCTAAAGTCTATTGTGTTGAAAAGAATGCTATAGATATGTTCTGGTTCTGATTCTGATAATAGACAGGCACAATATATACGCGATAGGAAGTGGAAGTACCGCCGTTGATTGGGAAACATACAAAGAAGATTGGGAAGCATACAAAGAGGATGACGATTCTGCTACATCTACATGCATGACTTAAGGTATGGACACCCTACTAGAACGGTTGCTAGCTAGCACTGCACTGCCATTAAACAGAGAAGGGGAGGAGAGGAAAACAAACAAAAAGCACCTTTTTTTGGGTTGCCTAGATTTGTTAGCTTCTTGTTGCAGCGGTATCTACTAGGGAGTACTAGGATGGCATAGAATAGAAGAAGTGGAGGTGCCTGCCTGCTGAAACCGTTCTTTCCTCTGAACAACTCATCTCATCTTTTTGATCGTGAAGTGTTTCAGCTACTAATAAGCTAGCTAGGCTAGGGAAGGAGAAGCTAGCGATGGCTGCAGAGGTCGGAGAGCATCTTCCTGCCCTCGACGATCTCGTCGAAGAAGTCATCGAGCTCAGCGATGACGGCCTCGGCGCCTGATCGCAGCATCCCAACCCAGCCATTGATGATCTCTGCTCTCTGGACAAGGCTGTCGCTGATGTCGTCGCGGTAGCCGCCCATGGCGACTGCCCTGTCGAAGTCCTGCTTGAGGCCGTCGATGGCGGCCCTGGCCTGGCGGAACTCGTGCatcatgatcccggccgagtgcgaGCGGTGGTCCCCAGCGATGATGCATTCCTCCATCTCCTCGACGACGCGCTGGCGCAGGCGGGCGATGGAGGCGACGTAGCCGCCGCCCGCCGAGGCGCGGAGCTGGTGGTGGTTGGCAGACGCAGAGCAGCAGCCGGCTGTGAGGTCGGGGAGGCAGGTGACGGTGCCGGAGATGAGGAGGATCAGGAGGAAGGAGGTGGCATTGCGCAGCGCGTAGAGGACGCCGCGGAAGCCGTTGAAGGCGTTGAGCTTGAACTCGAGCGGGGAGCGGTCGTCGAGCAGGAGCGAGGCCGGGTCGAGCCTGGCGTCGGCGAGCGCGCGGTTGTCCTGGTGGAGCGCGGCGGCGTGGCGCCTGGGCGCGGTGATGGCGCGCTGGAGGTGCCGCGCGGAGGCCGCGGCGTGGGAGCCGCCGCTGCCGCCGTAGAGCCAGTCGCGGAGCGCGGGGGCgacgcgggcggcggcggcgcagtaGGTGTCGAGCCCCGCGGCGCCCGCGCGGGCGAGCTGGCAGGCGTCCCACAGGCGGGATGTCTCGTCCATGTACTCGTCCAGCCAACTCTCGCCGGGCGGCAGGTGGAGGCGCTGCACCAGGTGCAGCAGCTGCGAGTGCAGGGACCGCAGCAGCGCCGCCGCCTGCTGCAGGAAGGCCGCCGACAGGCAAGCGTGCGGGCTGCGCTGGAGCGCGTCCAGCCCGTGCGCCATGGAAGAGTAGAACCCGTTCATGTTGTTGCTGTTGCTCCGCTGTGTGTGTGCTCGCATGGACAGATGGACACTGCTGGTGTGCCTACCTCTGCCGCCTGGACGCTGGGTTTTATAGGCAGGGCTGGGGCAGGGGAGGGACGGACTATGGTAACGAGTAATGATGGGGTGTCTGTTGCGCGGGGGGAACGATGATTGATTCATTTGTTGGATGCTGCTGCTCCTGCCGAGTACTACTATTCTTCTGCTCGGGTCGCCTCGCCTCTCATCCTCCTACTGTACTACTAGTCACTAGTAGTCTTCAGTCAAGAACAAGTCATGGCATGCAGGATGAATCAAGGAGCAGAGCAGCCGCACGGCATCGGAAAACCCAACAACATCCTAGTCCACCGCCCTTAGCCTGCCTGTGCCTGCCGTGCCTAAGAGCAGAGTAGCAGCTCGGGTGGCTTGGCTGCACCTACATGCAACTCTTCTGAATATTCTAGTGCGTTGTACTACGCTCTAGATACCATACGTATCGTACCAGAGATTGATCGAGAGACCTGCAGTTCCCTGCATATACGTACTGTACCGTATGGTCTCTGAGCTGTGCTGCCTCTGTGGCCTGCCCTTGGCCCCTGCCAGGCTGCCATGTTGGCTTTAGCTGGAGCCTCTACGTACCATGGCCTTCGTACATACACGGCCAGGTCACCAGCTGCCCAAAAAAAAAACTCCAACGATCAGCAGGTAGGTGTGCCCATTAAGACTGCACTATGATTGTAATATGCACGCTCTTCTTAGGTTCGTTTCAAGAGTTATTGAACATCTAGTTCTACTGTAAACATACCCTTTTACGTGAGGTAGTACATGTCTAGTTCATCGCTTCCTTGCATTGTGTGGGAGGATTACCAAGTTCGTCAACTTTGACCCTGCCAAGCTGGAGTGCTTGCCTGCCTCAAGGTGGAACGTAAAAGAGGATAGGAGAAAGAACAAAAGTGGATGGTAAATTTACAACTAACATATTCACGGGAAACTTAAAAACTTTTTATAAGAAGGTGGACTGTATTTATAGTGAAGATCTAACCGATTAATGTCTTCATAGAAATATCATTGGTAACACCTTCGCTT from Zea mays cultivar B73 chromosome 6, Zm-B73-REFERENCE-NAM-5.0, whole genome shotgun sequence harbors:
- the LOC103628940 gene encoding uncharacterized protein codes for the protein MNQSSFPPRNRHPIITRYHSPSLPCPSPAYKTQRPGGRGRHTSSVHLSMRAHTQRSNSNNMNGFYSSMAHGLDALQRSPHACLSAAFLQQAAALLRSLHSQLLHLVQRLHLPPGESWLDEYMDETSRLWDACQLARAGAAGLDTYCAAAARVAPALRDWLYGGSGGSHAAASARHLQRAITAPRRHAAALHQDNRALADARLDPASLLLDDRSPLEFKLNAFNGFRGVLYALRNATSFLLILLISGTVTCLPDLTAGCCSASANHHQLRASAGGGYVASIARLRQRVVEEMEECIIAGDHRSHSAGIMMHEFRQARAAIDGLKQDFDRAVAMGGYRDDISDSLVQRAEIINGWVGMLRSGAEAVIAELDDFFDEIVEGRKMLSDLCSHR